The genomic stretch CAGTGATATCCCTTTATGTTTCTGGCCTCAGGGAAGAAGACTAACACCATGTCACAGATCAAGCACTTCAGATCAGACTCACTGTAGACAAGATGTTTGGGGGAGTGCatttcatatgaaaatatgttaacTTAATACTCAAGTAGTCAGTTAATGGCTTCTGAAAGATTTATGCACAAAAACATTCATCATCTCCCCATTAGCTATAAAAAATATAAGGTACCAAATGGCCAAACAATAGGAGATTGATTATATGtccataaaatagtaaaatatgcagttattaaaaataatgttgatgACATTGTCAACAAGGACAACTTGTATGTTATAATTTTAATGAAGGAAAAAGCAACAGTCAAGTTTGTAAATAGAGTTTCACACAACTATACTTAAAAATCTATGTAGAGACAAAAGGATTTGAGGGAAATAAAATTGTTACCAGAGAGGAATCAGCCAtcacttttttctcctctttacaATTATCAGTGTTTTCCAGTACTTCCACAATGAACttattacttttgtaatcagaaaaaatattaaccaaaattaaatttcataatAGGTATTCCCATCCGAACAACCTTGGACAACTCAACAACTGTTCAATATGCAGGCCTCCTTCATCACCTGACAATGAAAGCCAAAAGCACAGTTCGTGATACTGATCCTCAGAACGACCTGACTTTTCTTAGGATCAGATCAAAGAAACATGAAATCATGGTAGCTCCAGGTAATTTGGCATTTCATTTCCTAGTTAAATCATCTTTCTACTTTGCTAGATAAAAAGCCTTGTTTCTGTGAATGGGAAGTACAGATTTTAGTATacaatataaaacataatattcTTCTATTACAAAATGATGTTTGAATGTAAAAATCCCAACcaaaaaattgtatgaaattaGCAATTAATATGACCCATGACTTTTGAACATGTTTTTGCCCACTTGCATTTATTATTAGTaatgaaaaaatttagaaaatgtaggtctcattttcagcaaacttaGCATGCAGactctgcagaatgggagaaatgttCCCTGTCCTGGGGATAAAGTAGGCAGTGAACCCAAGGCCTGTAGGTTCTTCAACCATCGCTGTGAGGAAAGTACATTCCCCAGGTCTACCAGAAGACAGCAGCCACAGAAACGTTCCTTTCCCTGAAGGAATTAGGTTCACAATGTTACAAAATGACTCTACAATGGGACCTATGCCACTAAACTAATCTAGAACAAACCTCTGTAGTAAATCCATCAAATCAGAGATGCCTATAAACTGAATAAAGTTTTTTCCTACACCAGTGTCCTCACCCTGGCTACACATTAAATCACTTGgaggactttttaaaattttttccattcctgggACTCCACCCCAAACCaatgaaatcagaatctctgaggcgCTAGGAAATGGGTATTTTCTAAAGACTGAACAGGTAATTTGGACGTGTGGCCAGGGTGGGAAACCATCTGTCTGCACAAGGTCCCTGTGATGTTTTGAACAGAAAAGCAGACTAGTTGAAATATTCCttgattaaatttaaattaagggTGAATTGATTTTATCCATCTCTCCATAGATAAGGAATATCTTCTGATTGTCATTCAGAATCCATGTGAATAGACCTGCAACGGCCAAGGCTGTCTAAGCGACACTGGGTTGGAAACACTTGGCTCTCTCATGAGTATTAAAATTCTGTTTCAATCTAACTGACCTTTCaaacattcttttctatttctacatcTAAACTGTTCTGCATTTCTCATTTAGTCTCTTTTGATTATATTGTGAAGTTGTACTTGAGTGATACAATAAATGAATTCTGGTATATATGTCTCTATTGCCTTATAATACATAAAACCAAGGATTCTAGTAAGACAGCTTTCCTTGTGataattcagtttttttgttttttgttgtttttttttttttttttttgagacagagtctcgctctgtcgcccaggctggagtgcagtggcgcaatctcggctcagtgcaagctccgcctcccgggttcacgccattctcctgcctcagcctctctcagtagctgggactacaggcgcccaccaccacgcccggctaatttttttttgtatttttagtagagacggggtttcaccatggtctcgatatcctgaccgcgtgatccgcccgcctcggcctcccaaagtgctgggattacaagcgtgagccaccactcccggccgtGATAATTCTTTTAGTCTAGAAGTAGCTGTCGTCAAGTACGGAAGTAGAATTTCGCCCATTTCTATGGTATACCAAGGAGATTCAGTAGAGCATTGTGGGAGCTATAAGCAGAGTAGAAAGTCCCAATACTCAAAGAGTGTTCAGCGGTTTCCCAGGTTAAATAAGGACAGTAGGGAGTCAGAAGCATGGTTCCCACTGGGGTCAGCTCCAACCTAAGCAGCTCCTCCATCCCTCGGACTTGTTCTTCTAGCACACCAGTCTGAGGGGACCAGGAATGAGTCTTAGGCAAGGTTTCACACATATAAGGCTGAGTAGATAACTCCagagggttttatttttagtggatgTTGCAAACATtgagaaaatcaagaaaataatacaacaaatCTAACAGATTTCCATGCACCCCAAACCCATAGAGAAGAGATGTTAATAtgttgccacatttgctttatagCCTCTTTTTTTCCAACTAAACTTTGCATTTTGAGATAACTGAAGTTTCATgtgaaattttcagaaataatataGTGATTCTGTGTGCCCTTTATACAGTTTCCCCCTGTTGCAACATCCTCCAAAACACTAAGACAGTATCACAACCAAGAAATTGACAGTGACTcaatcaagaaacagaatatcTTGGCAGGATTCCTCAGATGCCCTTTGGTAGCACCTCCCTCCAACTCTTGACCCCTGACAGCCACTAAGCTGTCCTccgtttatataattttttaatatcaaaaatgttacgtaggccaggcatggtagctcccgcctataatctcagcatttggggaggccgaggcaagtagatcacctgagatcaggagttcgagaccagcctggccaacatggtgaaaccccgtctctactaaaaatacaaaaactagccaggcatggtggcgtgtgcctgtaatcccagctactcgggaggctgaggcaggagaattgtttcaatctgggaggtagaggttgcagtaagctgagatcgtaccacttcactccagcctgagcaacaacagagttagactctgtttcaaaaaaaaaaaaaaaagtaagcggaataatacagtatgtaacctttaGGGATTGACTTTTTCCCTCTGCATCGTTCTCTTGAGATTCatccaaaaaataagaaatgaaacattACAGATACAGCTGAAGCCTGCTCCTCCTCCTTGTGCCTCTGTCCTCCTTCCCCGGAAGATTCTtgtcaggaggcacaggttaTCCAGCGCAAGGCTCCACAGGCACTTTCACCTAAGTTTCTGCCGCAGCTCCACGTGAAGCCAAGTATGAGAAGGATGCCTGGTAAGTTTATTAGTTCAGCCACACCACTGGCCCCAACTTGCACCCTGTGAGGTTATCAGAGCCATCCCAGACAGAGGGTGGTATCAGCAGAAAGGAAGAGCCACACCAAATCCCTAAGGTTAAAGGGATTTACTCTCCCAAGTGGTGATGGGAGAGGAGACAGGTTATGGACGGAACTTACCCAAGGCTGAGGGAGACAAGGGAGACTGAAGCCAAACAGCCAAACCTTTGCATGCAACAGATGTCTGAGCCCCACTGCATAACTCAATACTCCTGGGAGCAGGGCCTGCACATGTAAATTTTGCAAATGTTCTCTAGGTAGTTGCAATGCAGCTGCAGGCCGAGACATGCTCAATCGTGGTCAGGAATGCAGGTTTTAGAGTCATTGGCCCTAGATTcttcaaattctggctccactGCTTGTCAGCAGTAGCGGCCTCATCACCTCATCTAGAAAACAGGGTGATAACAGAACCTAACCGAGGTTTGTTTATGAGAATCAGGTGAACTGATACAGATAaaatacctggcacacagtgaatattcaacaaatgtttgctttTGCTGACACTGTTGCTGTCACTCAAAAATGTCTCTTACTTCAGTGCTGAGGAGGACTAGCCCAAGACACATATAAATGAGTTTTAGGGACAACTCATATTCCTCACATCATCAAACCACACAATTATAAGGAGGTTGCTGACTCTGTCTGCAGAGAGAACAGAGCAAATAAGGAAATGAGCCCAAAGTATAACAGGAGTGTGTCTGCCTTAACCTGTGGGATGAATAAACCCAGAAGGATTGTAGGATAGGGAAGCTACGCTACGGCACATTGCTGACTTTGGGGCCATTTTCCCacgctttttattttaaaagacttcagACTTATGGAAGATTAGAAAGAATAGCACAAGGAACACCATACAAGTTTCACCTACATTCACcaactgttaatattttatgacatttgCTTCATCTCTCTCTGTAAGTACATATTATACGTAGAGAtagatatatatgcacacacacatagcaTATAAAAGCTGCAGATACTATAATAgcagatatttctccaaaattaAAGAATCCTCTTACACAACCACCACACCAATTTCATACTtaagaaatttaatataaatgcaATAATATCATATGACATGCAATCATATTCAGATTGACAGAGTGGTCCCAATAATGTTCtttatagcttttttaaaaaaaaaatccaagggcCTATCAAGGGTCACATGTTGCATTTGGTTGTCATGGCTCTTTCATTTTTTAGCTGTTCTTAGAAACTTATTCTCCATTTCGCGACCTCTAGGTGGTATCCAGTTTATATTTGCTCTCCCTAGAGTCCCCAGTGCCACCTGCCCCCCATTTCCCATAAGCTCCTCCTGACTGGGCCCAGACACAGTCTGTAATGACAGGAAATGAAGCTGCAGAGTTGGTCTTCATCACAGGTGAGTGACTGCCCTCATCTCAACCTCTTCCTTCACCGCACTGaagcctgagtaacatggtaCTCACTCAGCCCTGGACAGCTTCGGCATCTGCTAAGTTTCCAACATAAACAAGGTCTTGCTAGAATCTAAATGACAAGGAAATACACTAGCGAAGGGAAATCCCTTCTTTTTAGAGTCTCAGATCATCACACCTGGAAAGAACCATAGAGATCATCTATGTGACCCTTTGGTTTTACAGGTGAGGATTTCACCTGAGCCTGGTGTCAGGTGTCTTTAAGACATCAAGTATGTGAACTTGTATTGGTCTGGCCGTGCCTATCGAACTGGCACTTATGACATTATCAGGGCTCATGCCCTTGTGAGACCCCTCCATACCATCCCCAAAAATTGTTTTTAGGAGGCACTGAATAGCTCATCGTTTTAAAGTGTACCGGAGGTAACATTTGATTCTAATACCCAAATCTGTCTTCTCCCCATAGTTTCCTGCCCACCCAGAGCTTGTCATCAGATGCATGGCTAAGTGGTAAAGCCACTTCCTTCCTCCTGACACAGCCAGAAATTTCAAGCCCTATTTGCAACATAGCAGTGTGAAATCTCTGGCAGGTGCAGATGGCACGGCTGAAAGTGCCAGAACTCTATGTGGGCTCTTCAGGGGAGGAAGACACTTCCATCCCACTGGGCAGGAAACTCACAGTAGGTGCATTACACCCCTGCCTGTACCTTTGCATCCAGAGGAAACTGTGAGGCTTTGTTGGGGCAGAGACTGTGGCAGCAAAAGGAAGAATTTGCCAGAGCCAGTTACAACAAAGGAGGATGTGATCTCAGGAAGTTTGTACCACACCTCTCTCCCTTCTGGCACATACAACTTCATATTCCCTCTTGGATTCATAACAGCATAGTTAATGACCTATATCTAAAAGATGGCTGGACCTATAGACTGAAGATTCACACCCATCCAAAACCATCAGCAAAGCTTTCAATTCCTATGGGAAGTGCAAGCCTGGGTTCGTATAGTGCTCTCTCTTAGTCTAACTTGCTATAAATTTTACCTGAACAATAGAAGAGCTATTTGCAGAGTCTCTGGAGGAACATATTCCAACcataaatattaatgataatgAACCTGGAAAGACCAGCTTAATAAAAtagctgaaaatgaaattatacatcATTAGCATTATGAGCTCCCAAATCTTCATTTCTGAACATGTGGACTATCCCAGTAGAGGATGAATGGGAACCCACCTAGATCTCCAGAGCAGTGCCTCCTGCAGACCCTTTAACTGGGTATGTTCTGGCTTTTGAAATACATTACCTATTCTCTTCTAAAGCCAAAATTACTACAGACTAAGGCTGGACATTTTGTCTCCCTTCTTGGTCTTTGTAAAATTACAATTATCCCCAATTTGTGTTTGATATGGGGCAAAATATCTCCCCTCTTTTCATGTTAGCAAACAATGTAATGTCCTTGAAATGGAAGCTATCATATGTGTAGGTGAATTGCCTATAGatattcattcaaccaatatttggTCTTATATTCTTTGttgaaaaaaaagacaagaaaggccgggtgtggtgtctcgcacctgtaatcccagcactctgggaggctgaggcagatggatcatctgaggtcaggagttaccaGCCctgccaatatggtaaaaccccgtttctactaaaaatacaaaaattagctgggcctcgtggcaggcgcctataatcctagctactcaggaggctgaggctggagaatcgcttgaaccgaggacgcagaggttgcagtgaaccaatgcactccagcctaggcaacaagagcgaaactctgtctcaaaacaaaacaaacaaacaaaaaggcaggaAAACATGGATCATACGTGGGGCATAACAGTTTTCAGAGAGGTATAATATCTTCAATGGGGGACTTACAAATGTAAGTTGGTCTCTCAAATCCTGAGAATCACAGGGCTAGAAGGGTCCCATAATACAAAAGCATCTCTAATAATGGAAACTCAGGCATTCCTTGAGCAGTTTGGACTACATAAGTTTCATAAGTCTTTTCTGGTATGTTTCTTATGCAAGATTTGACATAGAGGGTCAGCCATACACCCAGCCATTCCTTGAACCCATAGAAGAGAACAATGAATCTTCTTACTTCCTCCTGGCTTCTTACCCCAGGAAACCTCCATTCTGTATTTCCCTTCAGCATATATGGTTTC from Nomascus leucogenys isolate Asia chromosome 2, Asia_NLE_v1, whole genome shotgun sequence encodes the following:
- the DYNLRB2 gene encoding dynein light chain roadblock-type 2 is translated as MAEVEETLKRIQSHKGVIGTMVVNAEGIPIRTTLDNSTTVQYAGLLHHLTMKAKSTVRDTDPQNDLTFLRIRSKKHEIMVAPDKEYLLIVIQNPCE